A section of the Trachemys scripta elegans isolate TJP31775 chromosome 10, CAS_Tse_1.0, whole genome shotgun sequence genome encodes:
- the LOC117884371 gene encoding major facilitator superfamily domain-containing protein 1-like isoform X2 has protein sequence MTPAQYNLLYAIYAWTNALVVILAGFLIDKLGNHFGVFLFSFLTVLGSSIFALGSHFKGTPYLLPLMLTGRLLFGSGNGSLTIVQNRITAFWFKGKELALAFGLTLSFSRLGSVLNFFFTQQFETHFGIQWTLWGGTLLCMLGFISAITVSVLDKVGMKQLGLDGVVQQESKKVRVQDVRRLPLCYWLLVLTIMFFYNGVFPFVADASKFIQDKYSGYSQQAAAYIAGAVYDSSLVLSAAVGILIDYVGLRGVFAVGCAVLTLPVFALLAFTFVPPLVSTIWLGITYSFAAASLWPSIPLVVPQATLGTAMGLATSVQMIGIGLSNLIIGHILGTKSSELKIPVWRWQQMMIFMLANTIACITASVSLNVVDKQQGGTLNRATKRSSAEQVRQPVDTAPLLDEVGNEGFIN, from the exons ATGACGCCTGCACAGTACAACCTGCTGTATGCAATCTATGCTTGGAC GAATGCGCTGGTGGTGATTCTGGCTGGATTCCTGATTGATAAACTGGGAAATCACT TTGgtgtctttcttttctctttccttacTGTCTTGGGATCGTCCATCTTCGCTCTGGGCTCTCACTTCAAGGGAACTCCGTACCTTCTGCCGCTGATGCTGACAGGACGGTTGCTGTTTGGATCTGGGAATGGGTCACTTACCA TTGTGCAGAATCGCATCACTGCCTTCTGGTTCAAGGGGAAGGAACTGGCCTTGGCATTTGGACTGACCCTCTCCTTCTCCCGGCTTGGGAGTGTCCTCAACTTCTTCTTCACCCAGCAGTTTGAGACCCACTTTGGTATCCAGTGGACACTCTGGGGAG GTACCCTGCTCTGTATGTTGGGTTTTATTTCAGCCATCACAGTCAGCGTGCTGGACAAAGTGGGCATGAAGCAGCTTGGCTTGGATGGGGTTGTCCAGCAAGAGTCCAAGAAAGTG CGAGTTCAGGATGTCCGGCGACTGCCACTTTGCTACTGGCTCCTAGTCCTAACCATCATGTTCTTCTACAATGGGGTCTTCCCTTTTGTGGCAGATGCCAG caaGTTTATCCAGGATAAGTACTCTGGCTACAGTCAGCAGGCAGCCGCTTACATTGCTGGGGCGGTATACGACAGCTCCCTTGTTCTCTCTGCAGCAGTTGGCATATTAATC GACTATGTAGGATTGAGAGGTGTGTTTGCAGTTGGTTGTGCTGTGCTGACTCTGCCTGTCTTTGCTCTCCTGGCATTTACATTTGTTCCTCCGCTTGTCTCTACCATCTGGCTGGGGATCACTTACTCCTTTGCTGCT GCAAGTCTGTGGCCATCCATACCCCTTGTGGTTCCCCAGGCAACGTTAGGTACAGCTATGGGGCTGGCAACCTCTGTGCAGATGATTGGAATTGGCCTCTCCAATCTGATCATTGGACACATTCTGGGAACCAAGTCCAG TGAACTAAAGATCCCAGTATGGCGCTGGCAACAGATGATGATCTTCATGCTGGCAAACACCATTGCATGCATTACTGCCTCTGTTAGCCTCAACGTGGTGGACAAGCAGCAG GGTGGGACACTGAACAGAGCAACAAAGCGATCATCTGCAGAACAGGTCAGACAGCCTGTAGACACAGCACCGCTCCTGGATGAAGTGGGAAACGAAGGGTTCATCAACTAA
- the LOC117884371 gene encoding major facilitator superfamily domain-containing protein 1-like isoform X1: MTPAQYNLLYAIYAWTNALVVILAGFLIDKLGNHFGVFLFSFLTVLGSSIFALGSHFKGTPYLLPLMLTGRLLFGSGNGSLTNIQESLTLISSGPPSMNWKIAPVVQNRITAFWFKGKELALAFGLTLSFSRLGSVLNFFFTQQFETHFGIQWTLWGGTLLCMLGFISAITVSVLDKVGMKQLGLDGVVQQESKKVRVQDVRRLPLCYWLLVLTIMFFYNGVFPFVADASKFIQDKYSGYSQQAAAYIAGAVYDSSLVLSAAVGILIDYVGLRGVFAVGCAVLTLPVFALLAFTFVPPLVSTIWLGITYSFAAASLWPSIPLVVPQATLGTAMGLATSVQMIGIGLSNLIIGHILGTKSSELKIPVWRWQQMMIFMLANTIACITASVSLNVVDKQQGGTLNRATKRSSAEQVRQPVDTAPLLDEVGNEGFIN; this comes from the exons ATGACGCCTGCACAGTACAACCTGCTGTATGCAATCTATGCTTGGAC GAATGCGCTGGTGGTGATTCTGGCTGGATTCCTGATTGATAAACTGGGAAATCACT TTGgtgtctttcttttctctttccttacTGTCTTGGGATCGTCCATCTTCGCTCTGGGCTCTCACTTCAAGGGAACTCCGTACCTTCTGCCGCTGATGCTGACAGGACGGTTGCTGTTTGGATCTGGGAATGGGTCACTTACCA ATATCCAAGAGTCTTTGACTCTGATCTCATCTGGCCCACCGAGCATGAATTGGAAAATTGCCCCAG TTGTGCAGAATCGCATCACTGCCTTCTGGTTCAAGGGGAAGGAACTGGCCTTGGCATTTGGACTGACCCTCTCCTTCTCCCGGCTTGGGAGTGTCCTCAACTTCTTCTTCACCCAGCAGTTTGAGACCCACTTTGGTATCCAGTGGACACTCTGGGGAG GTACCCTGCTCTGTATGTTGGGTTTTATTTCAGCCATCACAGTCAGCGTGCTGGACAAAGTGGGCATGAAGCAGCTTGGCTTGGATGGGGTTGTCCAGCAAGAGTCCAAGAAAGTG CGAGTTCAGGATGTCCGGCGACTGCCACTTTGCTACTGGCTCCTAGTCCTAACCATCATGTTCTTCTACAATGGGGTCTTCCCTTTTGTGGCAGATGCCAG caaGTTTATCCAGGATAAGTACTCTGGCTACAGTCAGCAGGCAGCCGCTTACATTGCTGGGGCGGTATACGACAGCTCCCTTGTTCTCTCTGCAGCAGTTGGCATATTAATC GACTATGTAGGATTGAGAGGTGTGTTTGCAGTTGGTTGTGCTGTGCTGACTCTGCCTGTCTTTGCTCTCCTGGCATTTACATTTGTTCCTCCGCTTGTCTCTACCATCTGGCTGGGGATCACTTACTCCTTTGCTGCT GCAAGTCTGTGGCCATCCATACCCCTTGTGGTTCCCCAGGCAACGTTAGGTACAGCTATGGGGCTGGCAACCTCTGTGCAGATGATTGGAATTGGCCTCTCCAATCTGATCATTGGACACATTCTGGGAACCAAGTCCAG TGAACTAAAGATCCCAGTATGGCGCTGGCAACAGATGATGATCTTCATGCTGGCAAACACCATTGCATGCATTACTGCCTCTGTTAGCCTCAACGTGGTGGACAAGCAGCAG GGTGGGACACTGAACAGAGCAACAAAGCGATCATCTGCAGAACAGGTCAGACAGCCTGTAGACACAGCACCGCTCCTGGATGAAGTGGGAAACGAAGGGTTCATCAACTAA
- the LOC117884371 gene encoding major facilitator superfamily domain-containing protein 1-like isoform X4 encodes MTPAQYNLLYAIYAWTNALVVILAGFLIDKLGNHFGVFLFSFLTVLGSSIFALGSHFKGTPYLLPLMLTGRLLFGSGNGSLTNIQESLTLISSGPPSMNWKIAPGTLLCMLGFISAITVSVLDKVGMKQLGLDGVVQQESKKVRVQDVRRLPLCYWLLVLTIMFFYNGVFPFVADASKFIQDKYSGYSQQAAAYIAGAVYDSSLVLSAAVGILIDYVGLRGVFAVGCAVLTLPVFALLAFTFVPPLVSTIWLGITYSFAAASLWPSIPLVVPQATLGTAMGLATSVQMIGIGLSNLIIGHILGTKSSELKIPVWRWQQMMIFMLANTIACITASVSLNVVDKQQGGTLNRATKRSSAEQVRQPVDTAPLLDEVGNEGFIN; translated from the exons ATGACGCCTGCACAGTACAACCTGCTGTATGCAATCTATGCTTGGAC GAATGCGCTGGTGGTGATTCTGGCTGGATTCCTGATTGATAAACTGGGAAATCACT TTGgtgtctttcttttctctttccttacTGTCTTGGGATCGTCCATCTTCGCTCTGGGCTCTCACTTCAAGGGAACTCCGTACCTTCTGCCGCTGATGCTGACAGGACGGTTGCTGTTTGGATCTGGGAATGGGTCACTTACCA ATATCCAAGAGTCTTTGACTCTGATCTCATCTGGCCCACCGAGCATGAATTGGAAAATTGCCCCAG GTACCCTGCTCTGTATGTTGGGTTTTATTTCAGCCATCACAGTCAGCGTGCTGGACAAAGTGGGCATGAAGCAGCTTGGCTTGGATGGGGTTGTCCAGCAAGAGTCCAAGAAAGTG CGAGTTCAGGATGTCCGGCGACTGCCACTTTGCTACTGGCTCCTAGTCCTAACCATCATGTTCTTCTACAATGGGGTCTTCCCTTTTGTGGCAGATGCCAG caaGTTTATCCAGGATAAGTACTCTGGCTACAGTCAGCAGGCAGCCGCTTACATTGCTGGGGCGGTATACGACAGCTCCCTTGTTCTCTCTGCAGCAGTTGGCATATTAATC GACTATGTAGGATTGAGAGGTGTGTTTGCAGTTGGTTGTGCTGTGCTGACTCTGCCTGTCTTTGCTCTCCTGGCATTTACATTTGTTCCTCCGCTTGTCTCTACCATCTGGCTGGGGATCACTTACTCCTTTGCTGCT GCAAGTCTGTGGCCATCCATACCCCTTGTGGTTCCCCAGGCAACGTTAGGTACAGCTATGGGGCTGGCAACCTCTGTGCAGATGATTGGAATTGGCCTCTCCAATCTGATCATTGGACACATTCTGGGAACCAAGTCCAG TGAACTAAAGATCCCAGTATGGCGCTGGCAACAGATGATGATCTTCATGCTGGCAAACACCATTGCATGCATTACTGCCTCTGTTAGCCTCAACGTGGTGGACAAGCAGCAG GGTGGGACACTGAACAGAGCAACAAAGCGATCATCTGCAGAACAGGTCAGACAGCCTGTAGACACAGCACCGCTCCTGGATGAAGTGGGAAACGAAGGGTTCATCAACTAA
- the LOC117884371 gene encoding major facilitator superfamily domain-containing protein 1-like isoform X3 has product MTPAQYNLLYAIYAWTNALVVILAGFLIDKLGNHFGVFLFSFLTVLGSSIFALGSHFKGTPYLLPLMLTGRLLFGSGNGSLTNIQESLTLISSGPPSMNWKIAPVVQNRITAFWFKGKELALAFGLTLSFSRLGSVLNFFFTQQFETHFGIQWTLWGGTLLCMLGFISAITVSVLDKVGMKQLGLDGVVQQESKKVRVQDVRRLPLCYWLLVLTIMFFYNGVFPFVADASKFIQDKYSGYSQQAAAYIAGAVYDSSLVLSAAVGILIASLWPSIPLVVPQATLGTAMGLATSVQMIGIGLSNLIIGHILGTKSSELKIPVWRWQQMMIFMLANTIACITASVSLNVVDKQQGGTLNRATKRSSAEQVRQPVDTAPLLDEVGNEGFIN; this is encoded by the exons ATGACGCCTGCACAGTACAACCTGCTGTATGCAATCTATGCTTGGAC GAATGCGCTGGTGGTGATTCTGGCTGGATTCCTGATTGATAAACTGGGAAATCACT TTGgtgtctttcttttctctttccttacTGTCTTGGGATCGTCCATCTTCGCTCTGGGCTCTCACTTCAAGGGAACTCCGTACCTTCTGCCGCTGATGCTGACAGGACGGTTGCTGTTTGGATCTGGGAATGGGTCACTTACCA ATATCCAAGAGTCTTTGACTCTGATCTCATCTGGCCCACCGAGCATGAATTGGAAAATTGCCCCAG TTGTGCAGAATCGCATCACTGCCTTCTGGTTCAAGGGGAAGGAACTGGCCTTGGCATTTGGACTGACCCTCTCCTTCTCCCGGCTTGGGAGTGTCCTCAACTTCTTCTTCACCCAGCAGTTTGAGACCCACTTTGGTATCCAGTGGACACTCTGGGGAG GTACCCTGCTCTGTATGTTGGGTTTTATTTCAGCCATCACAGTCAGCGTGCTGGACAAAGTGGGCATGAAGCAGCTTGGCTTGGATGGGGTTGTCCAGCAAGAGTCCAAGAAAGTG CGAGTTCAGGATGTCCGGCGACTGCCACTTTGCTACTGGCTCCTAGTCCTAACCATCATGTTCTTCTACAATGGGGTCTTCCCTTTTGTGGCAGATGCCAG caaGTTTATCCAGGATAAGTACTCTGGCTACAGTCAGCAGGCAGCCGCTTACATTGCTGGGGCGGTATACGACAGCTCCCTTGTTCTCTCTGCAGCAGTTGGCATATTAATC GCAAGTCTGTGGCCATCCATACCCCTTGTGGTTCCCCAGGCAACGTTAGGTACAGCTATGGGGCTGGCAACCTCTGTGCAGATGATTGGAATTGGCCTCTCCAATCTGATCATTGGACACATTCTGGGAACCAAGTCCAG TGAACTAAAGATCCCAGTATGGCGCTGGCAACAGATGATGATCTTCATGCTGGCAAACACCATTGCATGCATTACTGCCTCTGTTAGCCTCAACGTGGTGGACAAGCAGCAG GGTGGGACACTGAACAGAGCAACAAAGCGATCATCTGCAGAACAGGTCAGACAGCCTGTAGACACAGCACCGCTCCTGGATGAAGTGGGAAACGAAGGGTTCATCAACTAA